The Abditibacteriota bacterium DNA window TGCCTACGTGGACAAAGTCTATAGTATCCTTTGTATCGTCTTTCGGATATTTGGATTTGTCGAATATACTGAGATCTATGCCGTTGTAAAAGACTTTCGTGTCCTTCCTTTTGCCGAAGACGTCGTCACAAGCGATACGGGATACTCCGATAAGGCGGTTAGCGTTCCTCAGGGCGTTTTTTGTTGTGATGTAAATAAACAACTGTTGAATGACCGTTTGATTCTTGACCAGGATCTTTGAGCTGTGAGCGCTCAAAACTCTCGTGGTGATCTTATGCTTTTTGGCTGCTGCCAGGACGATACCGCCTATTCTGGTATCGTGACAATGGACCGTGTCGTATTCGTGCTGATCAAAAAAACTGTCGGCGAAACGGTATAGACGCCGGCAGTTATCGAGTTTGCCGATGTCCTTCCTGTCTTCAAAATAATAAAAGCTTCTGATGTGAGGGAACTCGTTTCTGAGAACCGTTTCTTCTACAGGATGGAATAAAAGCAGGTCTAAATCAAACTCGCTGCATAAGAGTTTTGTCCGTAGCTGGACACCCTTTTGTATTCCGCCCTTGTTGTCAAAGGGCATACCGCACGAAAGAAGCACCTGTTTTTTCATAATGATTTCCTCGTTGTTCAAACTATAATGCTGAGCCAAAACCGCTCTGCCGGGTGACTTGCTATTTGAATACGACCACGTCTTCCGGCTCTTTTCTGTTGCTGTAAGGGACGCTGAACGATTCCGGATAGTGACCTATGGCGATCTCAGCGCAAAGCTGCTCGTTCTCCGGGATCGCCAGATAGGCTTTGATGGCTTTTTCTTCTGCCTGAGGCATTTTCAGGGTTTTCTTCAAAACGCTGCAGCCGATACCCAGAGAATGAAGCGTCAGAGACAGATATCCGCTGAAGATCCCTGCGCTTACGATCCAATCAAACAATTCGGTATTATTGTAGGCGGTCTTTATGCCTGTGATCACCAAAAACTTTTCGCCCTGAATGTCAAACGGTTTGTTGCATATAGCGGCGCAGGATTTGTCCGATACGTATACCCTGAAAGCTTGTCTGTTACAGGCGCTGGGCGCTCGCAAAGCAAGCCGCACAGCCTCGTTGATCTCTTCCTTTGTGACGGGTTCGTCACTGAATGACCGGATGCTGTGTCTGGTACTCAGCACATCTTTGATGGCTGAATAGGGAGTCATCATAACTTCGTTTTTTGTCAGGCTTAGGACGCCTCCGCAGCCGTAGTCGGTCAGAGGCACGTTTTTCTTGGCAAAAATGTCTTCGATCTCTGCAGCCAAAAGCGTGTCCTCCGGGTATGCCGAGGCTTTCTTGGCCTGGATATACTTGTATAATACGGACATGGCCGTGCGATAATAAAACTTATCGTGCTCCACAAGACCGGACAGCAAAGCGGCCATTTTCAGAGCCTTGTCCCTGCCCCACAGCTTGCGCGGATTAGTGTAAAGCAACCCCTTTTCCAGCCTGTGCGCCTGCTGCAAGAGATAGTATTCATTATCCTGACGGCTGACAGACATTTTATATATACTGCATGTGGTTCTTACGGCATCAACGAGTTTTTCGGCTCGTGCTCTCAGTTTTTTTAGGATCATTTTACTTGTCGTTCTTCTTGCTTATGATGTCTTTCAGGTCTGTACTGGAGATCCCTTCCGTGTGGGGAAGAAAAACCAGATCGCATCCAACTTCTTTCAGCTGACGTTCTATTTCATTATACATATCGCTGCCCTTCCAGTCGCTTCCGTGAAAAAGGGCGTCAAACTTCAGCTCCCGCCAGGCCTGCATTTTGTCCATGCTTGTCTGAGGGACCACCTCGTCCACGTATCTTATGGCCTCAACTATTGCCTTTCTCTGTTCGAATGGTATTACAGGGGTTTTGTGCTTGTATGATTGCACGGCTTCATCTGTGCTGACGCCCACAATAAGATATTCGCACTGCTCCTTGGCATTTCTCAGTATATTGAGGTGCCCTATGTGAAACATATCAAATACGCCGGTAGTGTAACCGATTTTATATTTTTTCATGTTGTGCCTCTATTTCTTTTTGGCAGCCAAAGATTTTAACGTTGTTATCAGATATGCCAGACTGTCATCCTTAAAGAGCCTGGTTAGTATTAAATAAGTCGCTAATCCTATTATGGTTTGGAGCAGCAGGATCACAGTGTCATTTAAGCTCAGCAATAAAACAGAATACATCGCAGCGCCCATAATGGACGACATTAGCAGGCTGGGGATGACGTCCTTTATCTGCAGCAGATATCCGTAGTTGAGCAGCTTTTTGTTGGGCCAGATGTTTATCAGCGCGCATATAAAGTTTGTAATGGCAAGACTCATGGCCACCCAATAGATCCCGAAAAACATGCTGATGATCAAAAGGATGACTCCGATCCCTTTCTTCAGCAGATCCAACTTAAGCAGCAGACCGGCTTCCTTACAGGCCATGATCACACTTACGTTTACAAAGATCAAAGGCCGCGACGCCATAGCCAGGCAGCCTATCTGAAGATAAACCACGCTTTCCAGCCATTTTTCTGTCAGTATCAGCAGTATCAAAGGCTTGGCCATTACGGCTAACCCTGCCATTATGGGAAAGGTCACATAGCTGGACACCTTGGTTATGCGGCGAACTATGGATCTCATTTGATCCCGGTCGTCCTGGCATTTTGCCAGCGCAGGAAACAACACGCCTGTGATCGTTGGCTCTACGAAAGCCATGCCTGTATGCGGGAACTGATGCCCTTTATTGTAAAACGCCAGATCGGCGGCAGAATATTTCTTGCCGATTATCAGATTCCGGAGCTGCGCATACACGGTATCCAGCAAGCCCATAGCGAGTATTTTCCAGCCGAAGTCATATATCTTTTTCAGACGCTGAAATGAAAATTCCGCTTTAGGCCGCCACCCGACTATACACCATAGTACGGCGGCATTTATGAGCGCTCTGGAAAGATTCTGGCAAACAAGAGCCCACACTCCGCAGCCCATATACGCCATGGTGATGGATATGACGCCTGACGCCAGGGT harbors:
- a CDS encoding glycosyltransferase — encoded protein: MKKQVLLSCGMPFDNKGGIQKGVQLRTKLLCSEFDLDLLLFHPVEETVLRNEFPHIRSFYYFEDRKDIGKLDNCRRLYRFADSFFDQHEYDTVHCHDTRIGGIVLAAAKKHKITTRVLSAHSSKILVKNQTVIQQLFIYITTKNALRNANRLIGVSRIACDDVFGKRKDTKVFYNGIDLSIFDKSKYPKDDTKDTIDFVHVGRFTPQKNHKFIIDTFNLIKTRFPNIRLTLIGYGPLEEDIKKQISDLQLNNCIAMLPPDTYVPEAMGKADYMIFPSLFEGLSNVAMEAMSMNVMCFGSDCLTREIETLGLWKALPLSAGPKGWAEYICGFMEEHKNNRPTVNEEELAKFDVKNTVKRYADLYNGLEI
- a CDS encoding nitroreductase family protein; protein product: MILKKLRARAEKLVDAVRTTCSIYKMSVSRQDNEYYLLQQAHRLEKGLLYTNPRKLWGRDKALKMAALLSGLVEHDKFYYRTAMSVLYKYIQAKKASAYPEDTLLAAEIEDIFAKKNVPLTDYGCGGVLSLTKNEVMMTPYSAIKDVLSTRHSIRSFSDEPVTKEEINEAVRLALRAPSACNRQAFRVYVSDKSCAAICNKPFDIQGEKFLVITGIKTAYNNTELFDWIVSAGIFSGYLSLTLHSLGIGCSVLKKTLKMPQAEEKAIKAYLAIPENEQLCAEIAIGHYPESFSVPYSNRKEPEDVVVFK
- a CDS encoding adenylyltransferase/cytidyltransferase family protein is translated as MKKYKIGYTTGVFDMFHIGHLNILRNAKEQCEYLIVGVSTDEAVQSYKHKTPVIPFEQRKAIVEAIRYVDEVVPQTSMDKMQAWRELKFDALFHGSDWKGSDMYNEIERQLKEVGCDLVFLPHTEGISSTDLKDIISKKNDK
- a CDS encoding lipopolysaccharide biosynthesis protein, translated to MSDFRRKAKSGFLYKFAERAGAQGTSFVISMVLARLLLPSQYGVVAMVMVFIAICDVFVISGFGKSLIANKDSDHLDFSTCLWFSLGIAVVLYALVYFSAPYIAVFYHESMLVPVIRVMALKLPVTALSCVQESYTSKHLMFKKFFYATLTGTLASGVISITMAYMGCGVWALVCQNLSRALINAAVLWCIVGWRPKAEFSFQRLKKIYDFGWKILAMGLLDTVYAQLRNLIIGKKYSAADLAFYNKGHQFPHTGMAFVEPTITGVLFPALAKCQDDRDQMRSIVRRITKVSSYVTFPIMAGLAVMAKPLILLILTEKWLESVVYLQIGCLAMASRPLIFVNVSVIMACKEAGLLLKLDLLKKGIGVILLIISMFFGIYWVAMSLAITNFICALINIWPNKKLLNYGYLLQIKDVIPSLLMSSIMGAAMYSVLLLSLNDTVILLLQTIIGLATYLILTRLFKDDSLAYLITTLKSLAAKKK